A DNA window from Vigna angularis cultivar LongXiaoDou No.4 chromosome 1, ASM1680809v1, whole genome shotgun sequence contains the following coding sequences:
- the LOC108329115 gene encoding uncharacterized protein LOC108329115 — MEDMNTRDLIKQLQTQIEAQAQTIREQQEIQGKQAVELAALRAQRPPPEVSASNRHEDNEGSHHGGPSEPAGGGRKGPTSVRLTNLLPFTEAIMQAHMPEKPPPMLERYDGSTDPDNHFRNFVDAMAFYTDNDPVICRAFSLSLKDEALEWYHTLPQNSVDCFATVEALFRKQYAANKRPEMTPAELLYADPPKSMEELQSTIAKFIRIEDLRNSRKKQQQDNPNQEAKKAPKRPANDFKTDRPPRKESGWISKYDRYTSLNAPRTKVLEEALHAELLTIRRKATPKNADNNKACRLHKNHDHDTEECHMVKDELERLIRAGYLQNYVKERTASRATTPHRKDSSR; from the exons ATGGAAGACATGAACACCCGTGATTTGATCAAGCAGCTGCAGACACAGATCGAGGCGCAAGCACAAACTATAAGGGAACAACAAGAGATTCAAGGAAAGCAAGCCGTGGAGCTGGCGGCGCTGAGGGCACAGCGTCCTCCGCCGGAAGTGTCAGCATCCAATCGCCATGAGGATAATGAGGGAAGCCACCATGGGGGACCATCCGAGCCTGCCGGTGGAGGAAGGAAGGGGCCAACTTCTGTGCGCCTCACTAATTTGCTTCCGTTCACGGAGGCCATCATGCAAGCTCATATGCCAGAAAAACCTCCCCCAATGCTAGAACGCTATGATGGCTCCACCGATCCCGACAACCATTTTCGCAACTTTGTCGATGCCATGGCGTTCTACACGGATAATGACCCCGTCATTTGCAGAGCTTTCTCATTATCCCTGAAAGATGAGGCACTCGAGTGGTACCACACTCTCCCTCAAAATTCAGTAGACTGCTTCGCCACCGTTGAGGCCCTTTTTCGGAAACAGTACGCTGCTAACAAAAGACCGGAGATGACCCCTGCTGAGCTC TTGTACGCGGATCCTCCCAAATCTATGGAGGAGCTCCAATCTACAATTGCGAAATTCATCCGAATTGAGGACCTCAGAAATTCCAGGAAGAAGCAGCAACAGGACAACCCAAACCAGGAGGCTAAGAAGGCCCCCAAACGGCCGGCCAATGATTTTAAGACAGATCGACCACCCCGAAAAGAGTCAGGATGGATATCTAAATACGATCGCTACACATCTCTTAACGCGCCTAGGACAAAAGTGCTCGAGGAGGCTTTGCATGCCGAACTCCTAACCATTCGACGAAAAGCCACTCCAAAGAATGCGGACAACAATAAGGCATGTCGCCTGCACAAGAACCACGACCATGATACAGAAGAGTGTCACATGGTGAAAGATGAGTTGGAAAGACTCATTCGAGCAGGGTACCTCCAAAACTATGTCAAAGAAAGGACAGCCTCCAGAGCGACAACTCCCCACAGAAAGGACTCTTCCCGATGA